One part of the Aliivibrio fischeri ATCC 7744 = JCM 18803 = DSM 507 genome encodes these proteins:
- the yhbY gene encoding ribosome assembly RNA-binding protein YhbY: MNLSTKQKQYLKGLAHNLKPVVLMGANGLTEAVVAEIEIALNHHELIKVKVASEDRDTKQLIVEAIIRETEAEKVQVIGKTLVLYRPSEDRKIEIPRK, encoded by the coding sequence ATGAACCTAAGCACAAAACAGAAGCAATACCTTAAAGGTCTTGCTCACAACCTAAAACCCGTTGTATTGATGGGTGCAAATGGTCTAACAGAAGCTGTAGTAGCTGAGATTGAAATTGCACTTAATCATCACGAGTTAATTAAAGTTAAAGTCGCTTCTGAAGACCGTGATACTAAACAACTGATTGTTGAAGCAATTATCCGTGAAACAGAAGCTGAAAAAGTTCAAGTTATCGGTAAAACACTTGTTTTATACCGTCCTAGCGAAGATCGTAAAATCGAAATTCCTAGAAAATAA
- the carA gene encoding glutamine-hydrolyzing carbamoyl-phosphate synthase small subunit, with product MSKSALLVLEDGTVFHGQSIGADGSAVGEVVFNTSMTGYQEILTDPSYSQQIVTLTYPHIGNTGINSEDEESSSIHAQGLVIRDLPLLASNFRSEQTLSEYLKSQNIVGIADIDTRKLTRILREKGAQNGCIVAGTNLDEAFALAQAKEFPGLKGMDLAKEVTTSEAYQWKQGSWTLTGGLPEEKADSELPFHVVAYDFGAKRNILRMLVDRGCRLTVVPAQTSAEEVLAMNPDGVFLSNGPGDPAPCTYAIEATKVFLEKGLPIFGICLGHQILALASGAQTVKMKFGHHGANHPVKDLDRDVVMITAQNHGFAADEETLPENLRATHKSLFDGTLQGIHRTDKPAFSFQGHPEASPGPHDAAPLFDHFIELIQQSIADKTNKA from the coding sequence TTGAGTAAATCAGCGCTGTTAGTCCTAGAAGATGGGACAGTGTTCCACGGTCAATCGATTGGAGCAGATGGCTCGGCCGTTGGTGAAGTCGTTTTTAATACCTCGATGACGGGGTATCAAGAAATTCTCACTGATCCTTCCTATTCTCAACAAATCGTTACTCTCACTTATCCCCACATTGGCAATACCGGAATCAATTCCGAAGACGAAGAATCTTCTTCAATCCACGCTCAAGGCCTTGTAATTCGCGATCTCCCTCTCTTAGCTTCAAACTTCCGCAGTGAACAAACCCTTTCTGAATATCTTAAGTCTCAAAATATCGTCGGCATTGCTGATATTGATACTCGTAAACTAACTCGAATTCTTCGTGAAAAAGGTGCTCAAAACGGTTGTATCGTAGCGGGCACTAATTTAGATGAAGCATTTGCACTTGCTCAAGCAAAAGAGTTCCCAGGTCTTAAAGGCATGGATTTAGCAAAAGAAGTAACGACTTCTGAAGCTTATCAATGGAAGCAAGGTTCTTGGACATTGACTGGCGGTTTGCCAGAAGAAAAAGCAGACAGTGAATTACCATTCCACGTAGTGGCTTATGACTTTGGTGCTAAACGTAACATCTTACGTATGTTAGTTGACCGTGGTTGTCGTTTAACGGTTGTTCCTGCTCAAACTTCTGCAGAAGAAGTATTAGCAATGAATCCAGATGGCGTATTCCTATCAAATGGCCCCGGTGACCCTGCACCATGTACTTACGCTATTGAAGCAACAAAAGTGTTCTTAGAAAAAGGTTTACCAATCTTTGGTATCTGTCTTGGTCATCAAATTCTTGCTTTAGCATCTGGTGCTCAAACCGTAAAAATGAAGTTTGGTCATCATGGTGCAAACCACCCAGTTAAAGACTTGGATCGTGATGTAGTAATGATCACTGCACAGAACCACGGTTTTGCAGCAGATGAAGAAACGCTACCTGAGAATCTACGTGCGACGCACAAATCACTATTTGATGGCACGCTACAAGGTATCCACCGTACAGATAAACCAGCATTCAGCTTCCAAGGTCACCCTGAAGCAAGCCCAGGTCCACACGATGCAGCGCCATTGTTTGACCATTTCATTGAATTAATTCAGCAGTCTATTGCTGACAAGACAAACAAAGCTTAA
- the carB gene encoding carbamoyl-phosphate synthase large subunit: protein MPKRTDIKSVLILGAGPIVIGQACEFDYSGAQACKALREEGYRVILVNSNPATIMTDPDMADATYIEPIHWEVVRNIIEKERPDAVLPTMGGQTALNCALDLEKHGVLAEFGVEMIGATADAIDKAEDRSRFDKAMKSIGLECPRADTAKTMDEAYQVLDMVGFPCIIRPSFTMGGTGGGIAYNKEEFEEICRRGLDLSPTNELLIDESLIGWKEYEMEVVRDKNDNCIIVCAIENFDAMGIHTGDSITVAPAQTLTDKEYQLMRNASLAVLREIGVETGGSNVQFGINPKDGRMVIIEMNPRVSRSSALASKATGFPIAKIAAKLAIGFTLDELMNDITGGATPASFEPTIDYVVTKIPRFNFEKFAGANDRLTTQMKSVGEVMAIGRNQQESLQKALRGLEVGATGFDEMVDLDAPDALTKIRHELKDAGAERIWYIADAFRAGMSVDGVFNLTNVDRWFLVQIEDLVKEEEAVKAGGFANLTADALRKLKRKGFADARLSKLLGVGESEIRRLRDQHDIHPVYKRVDTCAAEFSSDTAYMYSSYDEECEANPTDKDKIMILGGGPNRIGQGIEFDYCCVHASLALREDGYETIMVNCNPETVSTDYDTSDRLYFEPVTLEDVLAIARVEKPKGVIVQYGGQTPLKLARALEAAGVPIIGTSPDAIDRAEDRERFQVAVDRLELLQPENATVTTMEQAIDKSKEIGFPLVVRPSYVLGGRAMEIVYDEQDLRRYFNEAVSVSNESPVLLDSFLDDAIEVDVDAICDGEQVVIGGIMEHIEQAGVHSGDSACSLPAYTLSEEIQDVMRDQVRKLAFELGVRGLMNTQFAVKDNKVYLIEVNPRAARTVPFVSKATGAPLAKIAARVMAGQSLESQGFTKEIIPPYYSVKEVVLPFNKFPGVDPLLGPEMRSTGEVMGVGATFAEAFAKAELGCSKEYPEGGRALLSVREGDKKRVVDLAKHLVKLGYQLDATHGTAVILGEAGINPRLVNKVHEGRPHILDRIKNGEYTYIVNTAAGRQAIEDSKVLRRGALAEKVNYTTTLNAAFASCLAHEADDRKTVNSVQELHAKVAAKYA, encoded by the coding sequence ATGCCAAAACGTACTGATATTAAAAGCGTTCTAATTCTAGGTGCAGGTCCAATTGTAATCGGCCAAGCATGTGAATTTGACTACTCTGGTGCACAAGCGTGTAAAGCACTTCGTGAAGAAGGCTACCGCGTTATTCTTGTGAACTCTAACCCTGCAACAATCATGACTGACCCAGACATGGCTGATGCAACGTACATTGAACCAATTCATTGGGAAGTGGTTCGTAACATCATCGAAAAAGAGCGTCCAGATGCGGTATTACCAACAATGGGTGGTCAAACTGCATTAAACTGTGCGCTTGATTTAGAAAAACACGGTGTTCTTGCTGAATTCGGTGTTGAGATGATTGGTGCAACAGCTGATGCAATTGATAAGGCGGAAGACCGTTCTCGTTTTGATAAAGCAATGAAATCAATTGGTCTTGAATGTCCTCGTGCTGATACTGCAAAAACAATGGATGAAGCATATCAAGTTTTAGATATGGTTGGTTTCCCATGTATCATTCGTCCGTCATTTACAATGGGTGGTACTGGTGGTGGTATCGCTTATAACAAAGAAGAATTTGAAGAAATCTGTCGTCGTGGTTTGGATCTTTCTCCAACCAATGAACTTCTAATCGATGAATCCCTTATCGGTTGGAAAGAATACGAGATGGAAGTGGTTCGAGATAAGAACGACAACTGTATTATTGTATGTGCGATTGAAAACTTTGATGCGATGGGCATTCACACGGGAGACTCAATCACGGTAGCACCTGCGCAAACACTAACAGACAAAGAATACCAATTAATGCGTAATGCTTCTCTAGCTGTACTGCGTGAGATTGGTGTTGAAACGGGTGGTTCAAACGTTCAATTCGGTATTAACCCGAAAGATGGCCGTATGGTTATCATTGAAATGAACCCTCGTGTATCTCGTTCATCTGCTCTTGCTTCTAAAGCAACAGGTTTCCCAATTGCAAAAATTGCTGCAAAACTGGCAATCGGCTTTACGCTTGACGAGTTAATGAATGACATTACTGGTGGTGCAACGCCTGCGTCATTTGAACCAACAATCGACTACGTTGTTACTAAGATCCCTCGCTTTAACTTCGAAAAATTCGCAGGGGCTAACGATCGCTTAACAACACAGATGAAATCAGTTGGTGAAGTGATGGCTATCGGCCGTAATCAACAAGAATCTCTACAAAAAGCACTTCGTGGTCTAGAAGTAGGTGCGACTGGTTTTGATGAGATGGTTGATTTAGATGCTCCTGATGCATTAACAAAAATTCGTCATGAACTGAAAGATGCAGGTGCTGAGCGTATTTGGTATATCGCAGATGCGTTCCGTGCGGGTATGTCTGTTGATGGTGTGTTTAATCTAACGAATGTTGACCGTTGGTTCCTAGTTCAAATTGAAGATTTAGTAAAAGAAGAAGAAGCGGTTAAAGCGGGTGGTTTTGCTAACTTAACTGCAGATGCACTTCGTAAACTTAAGCGTAAAGGTTTTGCTGATGCGCGTCTTTCTAAACTATTAGGTGTGGGTGAGAGTGAAATTCGCCGTCTGCGTGACCAGCATGATATCCACCCAGTATACAAGCGTGTAGATACGTGTGCTGCTGAATTCTCATCAGATACGGCTTACATGTACTCATCTTATGATGAAGAGTGTGAAGCAAACCCAACAGATAAAGATAAGATCATGATCTTAGGTGGTGGTCCAAACCGTATCGGTCAAGGTATTGAATTTGATTACTGTTGTGTACACGCATCATTAGCATTACGTGAAGATGGCTACGAAACTATCATGGTTAACTGTAACCCTGAGACCGTTTCTACCGATTATGATACGTCTGACCGTCTATACTTCGAACCAGTAACTCTGGAAGATGTACTAGCAATTGCTCGTGTTGAAAAACCAAAAGGTGTTATCGTTCAATACGGTGGTCAAACACCACTTAAACTGGCTCGTGCTCTTGAAGCAGCAGGTGTTCCAATCATTGGTACAAGCCCTGATGCTATCGACCGTGCTGAAGACCGTGAACGCTTCCAAGTTGCAGTAGACCGTCTAGAGCTTCTTCAACCAGAAAATGCAACGGTTACTACAATGGAACAGGCGATTGATAAATCAAAAGAAATCGGCTTCCCACTAGTTGTTCGCCCTTCTTATGTTCTTGGTGGTCGTGCGATGGAAATCGTATATGATGAGCAAGACTTACGTCGTTACTTCAATGAAGCTGTAAGTGTTTCAAATGAATCTCCAGTACTTCTTGATAGCTTCCTTGATGATGCTATAGAAGTGGATGTAGATGCGATTTGTGACGGTGAGCAAGTGGTTATCGGCGGTATCATGGAGCACATCGAACAAGCGGGTGTTCACTCTGGTGACTCAGCATGTTCTCTTCCTGCTTATACGTTAAGCGAAGAAATTCAAGATGTCATGCGTGATCAAGTTCGTAAGCTGGCATTCGAGCTAGGTGTTCGTGGCTTAATGAATACACAGTTTGCTGTTAAAGATAACAAAGTATATCTAATCGAAGTTAACCCACGAGCTGCTCGTACGGTTCCATTTGTATCTAAAGCAACTGGTGCACCATTAGCTAAGATTGCAGCGCGTGTAATGGCGGGTCAATCTCTAGAGTCTCAAGGCTTTACGAAAGAGATTATCCCACCATACTACTCAGTTAAAGAAGTGGTATTACCGTTCAACAAGTTCCCTGGTGTTGACCCATTGTTAGGCCCAGAAATGCGCTCAACGGGTGAAGTTATGGGTGTTGGTGCAACGTTTGCTGAAGCATTTGCTAAAGCTGAACTTGGCTGTAGCAAAGAATACCCAGAAGGTGGTCGTGCATTACTTTCTGTTCGTGAAGGTGATAAGAAACGTGTTGTAGATTTAGCAAAACATCTTGTTAAATTGGGTTACCAACTGGATGCAACTCACGGTACAGCGGTTATTCTTGGCGAAGCGGGTATTAACCCACGTCTAGTAAACAAGGTACACGAAGGCCGTCCTCACATTCTTGACCGTATCAAGAATGGTGAATACACCTACATTGTTAATACTGCAGCAGGTCGTCAAGCGATTGAAGATTCTAAAGTATTACGTCGTGGTGCACTAGCTGAGAAAGTAAACTACACAACAACGCTAAATGCAGCATTTGCTAGTTGTTTAGCGCATGAAGCGGATGACCGTAAAACGGTTAACTCTGTTCAAGAGCTACACGCTAAAGTGGCAGCTAAATACGCTTAA
- the greA gene encoding transcription elongation factor GreA: MDKVPMTVRGEKLLRDELEVLLKRRPLISKAIGEARELGDLKENAEYHAAREEQGICEAQIRDIEYKLSVAQVIDVTKMTNTGKVIFGTTVTLIDVNTDEEVKYQIVADDEANIKEGRISVNSPIARGLIGKMEGDEVNIQTPGGTKEFEIDAVDYI; the protein is encoded by the coding sequence ATGGATAAGGTACCAATGACGGTACGTGGCGAAAAGCTACTGCGTGATGAATTAGAAGTATTATTAAAGCGTCGTCCTTTGATTTCAAAAGCGATCGGTGAAGCTCGTGAGCTAGGTGATTTAAAAGAAAATGCTGAATATCACGCAGCACGTGAAGAGCAAGGTATTTGTGAAGCACAGATCCGTGATATTGAATATAAGCTATCTGTAGCTCAGGTTATTGATGTAACTAAAATGACCAACACTGGTAAAGTTATTTTTGGTACAACAGTGACTTTAATTGATGTGAATACAGACGAAGAAGTGAAATACCAAATCGTTGCTGATGATGAAGCGAACATTAAAGAAGGTCGAATTTCTGTAAATTCACCGATTGCTCGTGGCTTGATTGGTAAAATGGAAGGGGATGAAGTAAACATTCAAACTCCTGGCGGTACGAAAGAGTTCGAAATTGACGCTGTAGATTACATTTAA
- the dacB gene encoding serine-type D-Ala-D-Ala carboxypeptidase, whose amino-acid sequence MFFFRYSLIALSLISFSSIADIKETLSSLPSGSRAAITVENLQSNKIEFQQKQDELLPPASTLKIATALAARLALGTEFTFTTTLYKDDKDVVLTFSGDPSLSRKQLSELFNDSELKTIQGDLWIDGSIFTGYERAVGWPWDILGVCYSAPSSALSIDENCVQASITTHEDGSTRVFVPIHQPISFSSYAKSVSREEQKSTFCDLELTTQGNHYELNGCLVKRNKPLPLKFAVQDTRDFTKRTVSKILAEHNIKLNGEIRFGAPKAELTNLNVLAQHNSKPLMELLGHMLKKSDNHYADNLTKMLGHLNYQQPGSFTNGTAAIKDILLKQADIDLSNAVLVDGSGLSRNNRMTANQMKSILQFIHKYDKELGLIELLPTSGIDGTLKYRNSMRKEPIKGSMKSKSGSLFGSYNMAGFVGLENKEPQLFVQFVADYHPVVAKEGATPVERPIDTFEKSFYQELIELSEE is encoded by the coding sequence ATGTTTTTTTTCCGTTACTCCCTTATCGCACTCAGTCTCATTTCTTTTTCAAGTATTGCTGATATTAAAGAGACACTTTCTTCTCTCCCATCTGGTAGCAGAGCCGCTATTACTGTCGAAAATCTACAATCAAATAAGATAGAGTTTCAACAAAAGCAAGATGAACTATTGCCACCAGCAAGTACCTTAAAAATTGCCACTGCATTGGCAGCTCGTTTGGCTTTAGGAACTGAATTCACGTTTACAACAACATTATATAAAGATGATAAAGATGTTGTTTTGACTTTCTCTGGTGATCCTTCTCTGTCACGAAAACAACTTTCTGAATTATTTAATGATAGTGAACTAAAAACTATCCAAGGTGATTTATGGATCGATGGAAGTATCTTTACTGGGTATGAGCGAGCTGTCGGCTGGCCTTGGGATATTTTAGGCGTCTGTTATAGCGCACCATCAAGCGCATTAAGTATTGATGAAAACTGTGTTCAAGCTTCGATCACCACTCATGAGGATGGCAGTACCCGAGTCTTTGTACCTATTCATCAGCCTATTTCTTTTTCTAGCTATGCTAAAAGTGTGAGCAGAGAAGAACAAAAATCGACGTTCTGCGACTTAGAGTTAACCACTCAAGGTAACCATTATGAACTAAACGGCTGTTTAGTTAAGCGCAATAAACCTCTTCCGTTGAAATTTGCGGTGCAAGATACAAGAGATTTCACAAAAAGAACCGTATCTAAAATCCTTGCTGAACATAATATTAAACTTAATGGTGAAATTCGTTTTGGCGCACCAAAGGCTGAATTAACCAACTTAAATGTATTAGCACAACATAACTCAAAACCATTAATGGAATTGTTAGGCCATATGCTCAAAAAGTCTGATAACCATTATGCTGATAACTTAACTAAGATGTTAGGTCATTTAAACTATCAGCAACCGGGTAGCTTCACCAATGGCACCGCGGCAATTAAAGATATCTTACTCAAACAAGCGGATATTGATTTAAGTAATGCCGTATTAGTTGATGGTTCTGGTTTATCACGTAATAACCGCATGACCGCTAATCAAATGAAAAGCATTCTTCAATTCATTCATAAATACGATAAAGAGCTAGGTTTAATTGAGCTATTACCAACCTCTGGTATTGATGGCACCCTAAAGTATCGTAATAGCATGCGTAAAGAGCCAATTAAAGGCAGCATGAAATCCAAGAGTGGTTCACTATTTGGTAGCTATAATATGGCAGGATTTGTTGGTTTAGAAAATAAAGAGCCTCAGTTGTTCGTTCAATTTGTTGCAGATTATCACCCTGTTGTAGCAAAAGAAGGAGCCACTCCGGTTGAACGACCAATAGATACCTTTGAGAAAAGCTTTTATCAAGAATTAATTGAATTATCAGAAGAGTAG
- the ompU gene encoding porin OmpU: MNKKVLALAVAAITSAGAVNAAELYKDEAQSIEMGGRAEARLAMKDGDAADNTRIRLNFKGTTQISDGLYGVGFWEGEFTTNDAVNPNGNLENRYTYAGIGGNFGEVTYGKNDGALGVITDFTDIMAYHGNSAAYKLAVADREDNAIAYKGQFGDFAFKANYRFDDAAANQESNDGFSTSGIYAFGDSGFKLGAGYADQGTDNEAMVAGSMTMGDFYFAGTFTTGEVVDLDYTGFEVAGAYTMGKTVFTATYNNADHDTNALTVANNENADNFAVDATYFFNANFRTYISYNLNLLDDDASKGITKAMTEDEVALGMRYDF, from the coding sequence ATGAACAAAAAAGTATTAGCTCTAGCAGTAGCAGCAATTACTTCAGCTGGTGCAGTAAACGCAGCAGAACTTTATAAAGACGAAGCACAATCTATCGAAATGGGTGGCCGTGCTGAAGCACGTCTAGCTATGAAAGATGGTGACGCAGCAGATAACACTCGTATCCGTCTAAACTTTAAAGGTACAACTCAAATTTCTGACGGCCTATACGGTGTTGGTTTCTGGGAAGGTGAATTTACAACTAACGATGCAGTAAATCCAAACGGCAACCTTGAAAACCGTTACACATACGCAGGTATCGGCGGTAACTTCGGTGAAGTAACTTACGGTAAAAACGATGGTGCTCTAGGTGTTATCACTGACTTCACTGATATCATGGCTTACCACGGTAACTCAGCTGCATACAAACTAGCAGTAGCTGACCGTGAAGACAACGCAATTGCTTACAAAGGTCAATTTGGCGATTTCGCATTCAAAGCAAACTACCGTTTTGATGATGCAGCAGCTAACCAAGAAAGCAACGACGGCTTCTCTACTTCTGGTATCTACGCATTCGGTGACTCTGGTTTCAAACTAGGTGCTGGTTACGCTGATCAAGGTACAGACAACGAAGCAATGGTTGCTGGTTCGATGACTATGGGCGACTTCTACTTCGCTGGTACATTCACTACAGGTGAAGTTGTTGACCTAGACTACACAGGTTTCGAAGTAGCTGGTGCTTACACAATGGGCAAAACTGTATTCACAGCGACGTACAACAACGCTGACCACGATACAAATGCTCTAACTGTTGCTAACAACGAAAACGCTGACAACTTTGCTGTTGATGCTACTTACTTCTTCAACGCAAACTTCCGTACTTACATCTCTTACAACCTGAACCTTCTTGATGACGATGCATCAAAAGGTATCACTAAAGCGATGACAGAAGACGAAGTTGCTCTAGGTATGCGTTACGACTTCTAA
- the ftsH gene encoding ATP-dependent zinc metalloprotease FtsH codes for MAKNLILWLVIAVVLMSVFQSFGPGDSSGRSIDYTTFVKEVGNSQVQEATFNNREIKVMKRDGTRYVTYMPVFQDPKLLDDLINQNVIVKGTPPEEQSLLESIFISWFPMILLIGVWIFFMRQMQGGGGKGAMSFGKSKAKMMTEEQIKTTFDDVAGCDEAKEDVKELVDYLREPSRFQKLGGKIPTGVLLVGPPGTGKTLIAKAIAGEAKVPFFSISGSDFVEMFVGVGASRVRDMFEQAKKSSPCIIFIDEIDAVGRQRGAGVGGGNDEREQTLNQMLVEMDGFEGNEGIIVIAATNRPDVLDAALLRPGRFDRQVVVGLPDIRGREQILQVHMRKVPLGAGVEPSLIARGTPGFSGADLANLVNEAALFAARGNKRVVSMVEFELAKDKIMMGAERKSMVMSEETKESTAYHEAGHAIVGRLVPEHDPVYKVSIIPRGRALGVTMYLPEQDRISMNRQHLESMISSLYGGRLAEELIYGVDKVSTGASNDIERATDIARKMVTQWGFSDALGPLLYAEDQGDPFSGHGGSHQSKHVSPETLQLIDAEIRTIIDRNYARARQILEDNMDIMHAMKDALMKFETIDAGQIDDLMDRKTDIREPQGWGDNNPQPQAKTETPVEKEETESKAEEKVEETKEQPTPTDETKNDSESSEK; via the coding sequence ATGGCAAAAAATCTAATATTATGGCTGGTTATCGCTGTTGTTTTAATGTCGGTATTCCAGAGTTTTGGACCAGGTGATAGCTCTGGTCGTTCAATTGACTATACGACTTTTGTTAAAGAAGTAGGTAATAGTCAAGTACAAGAAGCAACCTTTAATAATCGTGAGATTAAGGTAATGAAGCGTGACGGCACTCGTTACGTAACATATATGCCAGTATTCCAAGATCCTAAGTTGCTTGATGACCTAATTAACCAAAATGTAATTGTTAAGGGTACGCCACCAGAAGAGCAGAGCTTACTTGAGTCTATCTTCATATCGTGGTTCCCAATGATTCTTCTTATTGGTGTTTGGATTTTCTTCATGCGTCAAATGCAAGGCGGCGGTGGCAAAGGAGCTATGTCCTTTGGCAAGAGTAAAGCCAAGATGATGACTGAAGAGCAAATCAAAACAACGTTTGATGATGTTGCTGGCTGTGATGAAGCAAAAGAAGACGTAAAAGAGTTAGTTGATTACTTACGTGAGCCAAGCCGTTTCCAAAAACTGGGTGGCAAAATTCCAACAGGTGTTTTATTGGTTGGTCCTCCAGGTACAGGTAAAACGTTAATTGCAAAAGCGATTGCCGGTGAAGCAAAAGTACCTTTCTTCTCAATTTCTGGTTCTGATTTTGTTGAGATGTTTGTTGGTGTTGGTGCGTCACGTGTTCGTGATATGTTTGAACAAGCGAAAAAATCATCACCTTGTATTATCTTCATTGATGAAATCGATGCTGTAGGTCGCCAACGTGGTGCAGGTGTTGGTGGTGGTAATGATGAGCGTGAGCAAACATTAAACCAAATGCTAGTTGAAATGGATGGTTTTGAAGGTAACGAAGGCATCATTGTTATTGCTGCGACGAACCGTCCAGACGTACTTGATGCAGCATTACTACGTCCAGGTCGTTTTGACCGTCAAGTTGTTGTGGGTCTACCTGACATCCGTGGTCGTGAGCAGATCCTTCAAGTTCATATGCGTAAAGTACCATTAGGTGCAGGCGTAGAACCGTCGTTAATTGCTCGTGGTACTCCAGGCTTCTCTGGTGCGGATCTAGCTAACTTAGTAAACGAAGCTGCTTTGTTTGCGGCGCGTGGAAATAAGCGTGTTGTTTCAATGGTTGAGTTTGAATTAGCGAAAGATAAAATCATGATGGGCGCAGAGCGTAAATCAATGGTTATGTCAGAAGAGACCAAAGAATCAACAGCATATCATGAAGCAGGTCACGCCATTGTTGGTCGTTTAGTTCCTGAGCATGATCCAGTATACAAAGTATCTATCATTCCACGTGGACGAGCGTTGGGTGTAACTATGTATCTACCAGAACAAGATCGTATCAGTATGAACCGTCAACATTTAGAATCGATGATTTCGAGTCTGTATGGTGGTCGTTTAGCTGAGGAATTGATTTACGGTGTTGATAAAGTATCAACTGGTGCGTCGAACGATATTGAACGTGCAACAGATATTGCTCGTAAAATGGTAACGCAATGGGGCTTCTCTGATGCTCTAGGTCCTCTACTGTATGCAGAAGATCAAGGCGACCCGTTCTCTGGTCACGGTGGTTCTCATCAATCTAAGCATGTTTCTCCAGAAACGCTTCAACTGATTGATGCTGAAATCCGTACTATTATTGACCGCAACTATGCTCGTGCAAGACAGATCCTTGAAGATAACATGGATATCATGCATGCAATGAAAGATGCGTTAATGAAGTTTGAAACCATTGATGCTGGTCAAATTGATGATCTTATGGATCGTAAAACTGACATTCGTGAGCCACAAGGTTGGGGAGATAATAACCCGCAGCCTCAAGCGAAGACTGAAACGCCAGTAGAAAAAGAAGAAACAGAATCAAAAGCAGAAGAGAAAGTTGAAGAAACAAAAGAACAACCAACTCCAACTGATGAAACAAAAAACGATTCTGAATCATCTGAAAAATAA
- the rlmE gene encoding 23S rRNA (uridine(2552)-2'-O)-methyltransferase RlmE, producing MSKNKVSASSGRWLKEHFDDKYVLEAQKRGYRSRAIFKIEEIQNKDKLLKPGMTVVDLGAAPGGWSQYAVEQVGDEGQVIACDILPMDSIAGVSFLQGDFREEAVLDALLERIQPDMVDVVMSDMAPNMSGNLAVDQPRAMYLVELALDMCRQVLAPNGSFTVKVFQGEGFDQYLQEVRNMFKVVKIRKPDSSRARSREVYIVATGYKG from the coding sequence ATGAGTAAGAATAAAGTTTCAGCGAGCTCTGGTCGCTGGTTAAAAGAACATTTTGATGATAAATACGTTCTTGAGGCTCAAAAAAGGGGTTATCGCTCTCGTGCTATTTTTAAAATTGAAGAAATTCAAAATAAAGACAAGCTTTTAAAACCAGGAATGACAGTCGTTGACCTTGGTGCTGCACCTGGTGGCTGGTCACAATATGCGGTTGAGCAAGTTGGTGATGAAGGGCAAGTAATCGCTTGTGATATTTTACCAATGGATTCCATTGCTGGTGTAAGTTTTTTACAGGGGGACTTTAGGGAAGAAGCAGTATTGGATGCACTATTAGAGAGAATTCAACCTGATATGGTTGATGTTGTAATGTCTGATATGGCACCAAACATGAGTGGTAACTTAGCGGTAGATCAGCCTCGTGCGATGTACTTAGTTGAGTTAGCTTTGGATATGTGTCGTCAAGTTCTTGCACCAAATGGTAGCTTTACTGTAAAAGTATTCCAAGGCGAAGGCTTTGATCAGTACTTGCAAGAAGTGCGTAATATGTTCAAAGTAGTAAAAATCAGAAAGCCTGATTCATCACGTGCTCGTTCACGTGAAGTCTATATTGTAGCGACTGGTTACAAAGGATAA